In Mauremys reevesii isolate NIE-2019 linkage group 16, ASM1616193v1, whole genome shotgun sequence, a single window of DNA contains:
- the SDR42E1 gene encoding short-chain dehydrogenase/reductase family 42E member 1 — MNIENVTKETVLITGGGGYFGFRLGCALYKKGVDVILFDVLKPVQAVPEGVKFIQGDVCCLSEVEKALRDVICVFHIASYGMSGREQLNRKLIEDVNVRGTENIIQACRKAGVPSLVYTSTYNVVFGGQVIENGDESLPYLPLHLHPDHYSRTKSLAEMKVLQANDTELGEGKGVLRTCALRPAGIYGPGEQRHLPRIVSYVERGLFKFVYGDPLSLVEFVHVDNLVQAHILASEALKATNRHIAAGQAYFISDGRPINNFEFFRPLVEGLGYQFPTIRLPLSFVYFSAFLTEMVHFLVGRLYNFQPLLTRTEVYKTGVTHYFSMEKARKELGYKPEQFSLTEVVEWFKSQGHGRKLRIYTVKHLIRDGGLILLLAAVVLSWLPAAVTLSV, encoded by the exons ATGAACATAGAAAATGTGACCAAGGAAACAGTCCTTATTACAGGAGGAGGTGGTTACTTTGGTTTCCG TTTAGGTTGTGCCCTATACAAAAAAGGAGTTGACGTGATTCTCTTTGATGTCCTGAAGCCGGTCCAAGCTGTGCCAGAGGGAGTGAAGTTCATACAGGGGGATGTCTGCTGTCTCTCTGAAGTGGAAAAAGCTCTCAGAGATGTAATCTGTGTATTCCATATTGCTTCCTATGGAATGTCTGGCAGGGAGCAGCTGAACCGAAAACTTATAGAAGACGTTAATGTGAGaggaacagaaaatatcatcCAGGCTTGCAGGAAAGCAGGAGTGCCAAGTCTGGTTTATACAAGTACATACAATGTAGTCTTTGGGGGCCAAGTTATAGAAAATGGGGATGAATCTCTGCCTTATCTACCACTTCACCTTCATCCTGATCACTACTCCCGGACCAAGTCTTTAGCTGAGATGAAAGTGCTGCAGGCAAATGACACAGAGCTTGGAGAAGGGAAAGGTGTGTTAAGGACCTGTGCTCTCCGACCAGCGGGCATCTATGGGCCCGGAGAGCAAAGGCATCTTCCAAGAATAGTTAGCTACGTTGAAAGGGGATTGTTTAAATTTGTATATGGAGACCCTCTGAGTTTAGTGGAATTTGTCCATGTAGATAACCTAGTTCAGGCTCATATCCTTGCTTCAGAGGCACTCAAAGCCACCAACCGGCACATAGCCGCTGGCCAAGCTTACTTCATTTCAGATGGCAGGCCAATAAACAACTTTGAATTTTTCCGACCTTTAGTTGAAGGCTTGGGTTACCAATTCCCAACCATTCGTCTTCCTCTCTCCTTTGTATATTTTTCTGCATTCCTAACTGAAATGGTCCATTTTCTTGTAGGCCGTCTTTATAATTTTCAGCCTCTTCTCACGCGCACCGAGGTTTACAAAACGGGCGTCACACATTATTTCAGCATGGAAAAGGCCAGGAAAGAGCTAGGGTACAAACCTGAACAGTTTAGTCTGACAGAAGTAGTTGAGTGGTTTAAATCCCAGGGACATGGAAGAAAGCTCAGAATCTATACTGTAAAACATCTGATTAGGGATGGAGGGTTGATCTTGCTGTTGGCCGCAGTGGTGCTCTCATGGCTTCCAGCAGCAGTAACACTCTCTGTTTGA